A genomic segment from bacterium encodes:
- a CDS encoding NAD-dependent epimerase/dehydratase family protein — protein sequence MPSREIRTCFVTGGTGFIGSHLVGHLLQRGCEVRCLVRDRSRLRWLQGQSVTIVEGDLNSHSVIREAASGTDAVFHLAGVTAAGSRETYRKINAEGCRSVAAAALSAPHPPDVFIYMSSLAAIGPGHFDEVVTENRVPHPVTDYGRSKLAGERILSEMGPLPLVVVRPPAVYGPRDRGIFPLFKLASMGIFPIFNSKARISIIHVEDLVRGVISAAVKGRVGETYFLTYPTAVDARDFPDLFGNALGRRVRTLRVPVPVLKAVAAVSETWGRVTGNMPVFNRDKVNELVATWLVCSWEKAQKEIAFEANRGLVDGLSETAKWYRDQGWL from the coding sequence CGGTGTCTGGTAAGGGATCGTTCCAGACTCAGGTGGCTTCAGGGGCAGTCCGTCACCATCGTTGAAGGTGACCTCAACTCCCATTCGGTTATCCGGGAGGCCGCATCGGGTACAGATGCGGTTTTTCATCTTGCAGGCGTGACGGCGGCCGGGTCCAGAGAAACCTACCGAAAGATAAACGCAGAAGGATGCAGGTCGGTTGCGGCAGCTGCTCTGTCGGCTCCGCATCCGCCGGATGTTTTTATCTATATGTCCAGCCTCGCGGCTATTGGACCCGGACATTTTGATGAAGTGGTGACGGAGAACCGTGTTCCACATCCGGTCACCGATTATGGGCGGAGCAAGCTTGCGGGTGAGCGGATCCTTTCGGAAATGGGTCCCTTGCCCCTGGTTGTGGTTCGACCTCCCGCAGTCTACGGGCCCCGGGATCGGGGAATCTTCCCTCTGTTTAAGTTGGCATCGATGGGGATCTTTCCGATTTTTAATTCCAAGGCCAGGATCAGCATCATCCATGTGGAGGATCTGGTCAGAGGGGTCATTAGTGCGGCTGTAAAGGGGCGGGTAGGGGAGACCTATTTTCTGACCTATCCTACGGCGGTGGATGCACGTGACTTTCCTGATCTTTTCGGCAATGCATTAGGACGCAGGGTGAGGACTCTCAGGGTACCTGTGCCGGTGCTTAAAGCAGTCGCAGCGGTATCGGAAACATGGGGTCGGGTTACGGGAAACATGCCGGTTTTTAACCGGGACAAGGTCAATGAACTTGTGGCAACATGGTTGGTATGCTCCTGGGAAAAGGCTCAAAAGGAGATCGCTTTTGAGGCCAACCGAGGCCTTGTGGATGGTCTTTCCGAGACAGCAAAATGGTACAGGGATCAGGGATGGTTGTGA